A segment of the Arachis hypogaea cultivar Tifrunner chromosome 5, arahy.Tifrunner.gnm2.J5K5, whole genome shotgun sequence genome:
TTTTGAGGGCATTGTCTCGGGCACTTGAGATGACAGAACTTGCATATTTGGATATGACGGATAAAGTTATCGATACAAATCCGGAGCTTGCTCTAATGGGGTCTTGCCTTCTAGTTGCTTTGATGAGGGGCGAGGATGTGTATGTGATGAACGTGGGTGATAGCAGGGCCATTGTTGCTCAGTATGAGCCCATAGAAGTTGGTTGTAGCAAGGAATCCGGAAGTCATGGGGATGTTGGGTCAGGTGCAGAGAGCATTACAGAGGAGTCTTCATTAGGCCAAGGTGAACGTGCCATCAGGTCGGGGAAGGAGGGTCCTGCTCAGGAAATGAGGTTGGTGGCATTGCAATTGTCCACTGACCACAGCACGAGTGTTGAAGAGGCAAGTTGATTATTCAGCTTTTCATCTCCTTTTAGCTaattggatcattttcttttcaaatgatTGAGTTGTGGATGTGGTGGAAACTGGAAACTTCTCTGTTATTTCCTTTTTGTTAGCTGCGTTCTTATGTTCCTATTTCCCTTTTCGGCACATGTTTAATGTCAAACAATTTTGTCTTAGAACTAGTGGAGATTTCATACTGTTGCTTTTTCTGAATTTCCCAATCTTCTTAATTGACTTGCTATTGCCTTATATAATTTCCTCAGTTTTTAAGGTGTTAAATGCTTATTGACCTTGAAGagtctaaattttgaatttttcacaTTCTTTCTTTATTTGTCTCCCTGTCCTAGTGTATTAATTTGTTTCTTTGATTAACAAAAATAGTTCTTTGACATCATTGATCGTTCCCTTGTTTTGTATACTATATATGCCCCATCTTTTGGATCTTTACAAGACAACTTTGGTATCATTGCTTTCTTCGTTAACTTCTGTCAAGTTTGTTTTTCTGTGTGTCAGATTATGGACAAGTTTGATGAGTCACATTTATAAGTCCCACTTTTAATAGTGCTGGTATtaagcttgttttctttttcttctgttgTATTGCAATCTATTATATCAGTTGTCTAAAAGATTCGCCTTATTGTTTTTGCAGGAAATCATTAGGATCAAGAATGAACATCCTGATGATAGCCACTGTATTGTAAATGATAGAGTGAAAGGCCGTCTTAAGGTCACCAGAGCGTTTGGGGCAGGATTTTTGAAACAGGTGTCTTTAAAATTGCTTCATCGTAGTAATACTTCATTCTTACAATAAGCTTGTGAATAATGTTGCAGAGAAAATTAATGATAGGGTGGACTGATTAGTTAAAATGGAAATTGATACATAAATTATTAACAGAAACTATGATTTTAATAGTCTGCTCTAAACTTTTATTTATATGCTGCACTTTGAGAACTTGTACATATAAAAATCTGTCATCGGCCTTCCAGATTTTAGATGTTAGTACTTCTTAGTGAGGATCAGTCCTTGGTTTTAGAGTATGCCAAACTTAAATTCTAGCCATGGAAAATAGTTTTACATATATTTTCACTTTGTTAGTGCTTATGTGCTGCTATACATGATCATGTTGAAtataatattacttttttttttcaccacaTCTCTGCTCTTGGCTTGGCTGCATAGACTTATTTAATAACTTTAGTAAATGGATTCTTACGCGATGGTATGATTTTACATGTTCCTGCAGCCAAAATTCAATGATGCAGTACTAGAAATGTTTCGAAATGAATATATTGGAACTGCTCCATATGTATCCTGCTGCCCTTCATTACGTCATCATAGATTATGCCCTAGAGATCAGTTCTTGATCCTCTCATCTGATGGGTTATATCAATATCTAAGCAATCAAGAAGTGGTTTCTCAAGTGGAGAGCTTCATGGAAAAGTTTCCTGATGGAGATCCTGCCCAACATTTGATTGAGGAGCTGCTTGTCCGTGCAGCCAAAAAGGCTGGTAAACAAGCCTTTTCATCTCATGAATCTTTCTTTTACTTTTGCAGTCTTGTTGAACATGTCCAATATGTTGAATTACCAAATATGGTGAATCGATAATTTATctgtttacttatttatttcaaaatattttccccCCAATATATGGAGCAAGAAGGTTTATAATTAAAAGTTTCTGATTttctcttcaacttcttttgCTACTGTGTCCTTTTCTTTTAGCTTACGCTGAAAAGCTTTGTGTCATTCTTTATTGTGCTAATCTTCGTTTCTTTAGTATACTAATTAGTTAACATACTGCCGAGCCATTTTTCACCAAACTTGTGTTGCAGCCCGTGGTATTAAATCCACAGCTCTATCTTTTGTGCCAACAATGAAAAATTGTTTCTCCTTGCTGCATCAATAACCAAATCATAAGTTTCTGATAAAAAGCGAGCAGTTCTTGTAAGATTTAGAATATGAATACCCTTACGTTTTTTTTTGGATATATAAGATGCCATTCTGGGATTCCATTTTCTAGCCTATGTATTTCAACTTGCATCCTTGTGCTGCAGCAACTGCATATACTTTTGTAGATCCATAAACTGTTACTCATTTcccctgatatatatatataaatattcctTCTTTTGTCACAATGCTATCACTTGGGACTATTGTGGAGTTTCGTAGCATCTATGTGCATTCTTTGAACTTGAATGGTTTGTTTGATTCTCTTATTTAGAGAAAACACTTTGTTGTTACACTTCTTTTATGCTAGTTGATCTGTTTGTATTCAAACTCTGCCTGGCAGTGAGGAAAAGGTAATAGAACAAAAGGGATTGAATGAGAATATTATCAGTTTAATGTGTATAATATATTTTTGGTGCTTCTCCACCGCCATTAACCTGCAACTTGCGTTCAGATTTGATAATGTATCTTCCTATTTGTTACAGGAATGGATTTTCATGAGTTGCTGGATATCCCTCAAGGAGATCGGAGGAAGTACCATGATGATGTTACTGTTATGGTGATATCACTCGAAGGAAGAATCTGGAAGTCATCAGGGAAGTACCCGTGAGGCCTTGCTCAAATTGCTGTTGGCTGTACATATGTGATTGGAGAGCATATCACCCAAGGGTGCGAAAGTGTCAGCAACGAAGCAGCTTCACAACTGATCCACCTTTCGTGGGTCTTCGGTGTTCATATGGATGTTACTCCATATAGAGTTACAGACTGAGGAATTTCACTTATCAATGGCAAGAGGCTAGTCAGCACCCAAAAAGAAAGAATGGTCAAGAATTGGGAGATGCAAATGCAAATTGGTAAAAGCTCAAGAACAGGCATAGGAGatgggttttttttttaagttcctTTAGGCAGAAGAGCAAAGTATAGCCTTTTTATAAATTGTTTCTCAAATCCAATCTGTAGTTTTTCTCTTTTCCCCGTTTGTAGATGAAAAGTGATAGAAGTTTTGGATACCGTAGGCTCGTTccattcattttttgtttttgttcttgtccTTTTTCGTTCTCTGGCAGAGAGCCAAGAGAATGTGGGTGTACATTGGTGGGGATACAAATGTACTGATTGAACTTTTAGTAGTCCCTAGTCGGAAAGGAACTTGTGTAATTGAGGGTGGATTTCCACCTTTGCGGATTAACATTCATCTGAATTAGAGATCTCAATCAAGTCATGTACAATATAATCTGCTCCTTGTGAAAACTAAACGTGATATCAGATTTAAACATCGATATGATATATCCACATATGATTCCTCGTCATGTGTCTTTCAAAGTAGGTGGATATTGAAGGCATTTTGATTCAGACTTCAGACCAGTCCTCAGATAATATTATAtctatctatttttattatataaaagtcgTTGGTTAAGTTTTTTTACACTGTTTaagctatatttttttttaatgatgtcATGTCAACAATTTTTACATAATTGATAATATTCTACTACTCTTTCAAATAAGTTTAATTTTaccacttttttttattaaatatatttaaatatatcataattataaaattaatttaattcatcATACTAGTACAATGATGTGACTACATTTTCCATTATTGGTACCGTAGTTGATTAATACTAACTACTTTGTAATAAGCTGGTAATTACGACGAATTCCAAGTAATAAAGGTATCCCTAATGAAACCGATACATAACATGTCTGATAAAACAGCTCACTGCCTCCAATCAATCCACCATCTTCTTCTTGTTTAAGTTGAATGTTCAAACCTCAAAGCATATTCCATAtatctatatctatctatctGTTGCATAGTAGTAGTGGCAGTAGTATAATTGAGATAGTGGTTaaggtggtggtagtggtggctTGGTTGGTGGGGAAGAATAAATGCCCGGGCAAGAGAAACTGGTCCCTACTCAAAACAACTCAGGAACAGGACAACTTAGAGGTGCTGGTGGTAGTAACTGAGAAGTGAGAACTCAAGCTCAAACACACATTTCACTTGAGGGAGAGGGAAAAAAATTGGGTTAGATCCACCTATACAGATGGTAAGCCTTAACCGAGTGTGTATAACAGAAAAGCCCGAAGGCTGTTCCCGTCCCTGTCAGGGGAGATGCCAACCATCTCTCCTTTTCACGAACACAGTCAATGTATGAATAATCTATTTTATAAATCTGAAATGCTTCATCTTTTTACCCGATGTAGGACTAAAAGACGGCAAAAGAGTTACTTGAAGTTTTCACTTCTTACCTATTTAATTGCTTGGACACTTCCACTCTAACTTCCAATTTGCAAAAAGGGAACCGGTTATGCATGGTGATcaacattttaattttgaattttgatgttttttgttttagttttttagtgTGCCATGAAAGTACAAATaactatgctaagaaaatgtcagcaacctttctttttatttattatttttcttggtTATGTGTAACTTCATCCGCTTCTAAAATTTATTGGTAAAAACTGTTACCAAACTTTTTGCCTTTGAAGATTAATATGTTTATTAAGTCAGAGAAACTACTCCAATTATGAAAAATCTCATAATCTTACATTATTTAACAAATGCATTTACCATTAAGAAAACAAATACAACTATAAATTAGTTATACATAATTATACAGGATGCACCAAATGTTATTGATTCAATACACAGTAAACTTTTCATTCTTTCTTAACCAATGGGAGTCCAGAACCATCACAAATAAAGGACCTTTGCTTTGGTTTCGATTCAGAATTTTATGATCATTTTGGCGATGGATCTAGTAAACTTTTAATCTGACTTCGTACTCTCTCTCTGATGGAAGGGTAAGGCAACTTCTCTATCACCTCCCCTCCAAAGGCAAATATTAGAACTCTTCTAGCTGACTTTGGGTCGATGCCACGTGCTCGGAAATACAGGAGTTGGCTTTCTTCTAGATCACTTATCGCAGCTCCATGGGAGCACTTGACATCATCAGCCACAATTTGGAGATTTGGTTTTACATTTATGCTAGCGCGAGGCTCGAGGAGAAGGCTTCTTGTTAACTGTCCAGCATCTGTCTGCTGAGCATACCTACAATAGAACAGTGTACCGTTGACACAGAATGACTCATCTGATAAAGTACTAGACATTTGTAAAACAAATGCatctatattaataatataagaaATGGCTTAATCTCACTAGACCGTACTGATGAAACACTCCACAATTCCACTTTAGGGAAAAGAAAACTCGTTAACGTATTAGCATAAGACTTGGAATCAAAGATTGAATATTTATTGGTCAAGAGAATTACCTGTTAACCTTGATATTGCCATCAAAAACTGCTTGTCCCTTTGAATGTGCCACAATGCATTTATGAAGTTGACGGGAATAGCCCCGGGGGTGGTCCAAGACCAGACTACTATGCAGATCCTGTGTCTGATCACCAACAGACAAGTGCAAGGTTGATAACTCAGTCACCGTGTCTGGGCCAAGCTGTTGTATATGAAGATTGTGCCTCCCCAATTTTCCTCCCGTGCTTATCTCTGTAAGCTCATATGTACTAGATGATTCCTGcaaacaatcaacaaaaaatcACAAACTGCTCATCACATTTCTTCAATGTACCACTGTTATAACCTCTCAGGAGAAAAGAGCATTCTTTGGAGTTGTTAGATTATAAAGGCAACAGAAATACTTTATAGGTAGCGCTTAAGTATCATGATCTTCACTAATATTTGTGACTGAAAACAAGGTTTCAACTACAAGAAATGCTCTTTTTGAACAGCAGGTCCTTTAAAATCGCGTCAATGCCCAGCATCCTAACTCTGCTTCCTAAACAAGTTCAACAGACACGTCAATTTTTGGGTTGCGCAGAAAACCCAGCTCAATTATGAGGTAGGCATCACATTAATTGGATTCAATCAAATCTAAACACCAATAAGTTCTTCCTCAATTCCTCACCGCATATCTGGCTTAAACAAGTTACTACCTATAGCTCTATACATGTATATCATGATGCTAGCAAAGTTGAACAACCCACATCAGGTTCCACATACTATGTACTGGTAAGTAGAATGGCGTGACCTATTCGAGAAACAGCACAAAGCCACACTTGCCACTACCATGTTCTATTTAATCTATCTATTGTCCTGCAATTTCGGTGATTAAAAGTCATAAGGCAGTTCCTTTTTGGTCAAGAAAAGAAAGGCTACTATTTGGTACAAGTGACATGGTTCTACAAGAAGGAATTTTCCCAAATAATCAATGAATTAATGGTACATATTCCAATAGAAGCTATGCTATAGAATCAATCAACACAATGATAAGAGCGAGGATGTTGACCTGGCGAATAGAGGTCCACTTGATATGTGCAGAACTCGATGATTGGTTTTGAATATAAGAATGAGTAAGCTTAGCACCTTCTCCGACCACCGCCTCCAAAGCGGAGTTTGTCCAATAACAGTCATTCCCTTCTTCCGCAGCCGAAAACTCCTCGATGATACCCACTTCGGCGCCcttctccaccaccaccaccactctcGGATTCGACATTCGCATCGTCTTCGAGCCCTCCGCACCTCCCTCGACGGCCAAGTACCTCAAATAGATGGGAGTCTCCACGCGGCACCCTTCCGGCACGTACACCACCGTGGCGTCGGGAGCACCGACACCGTTGATTGACCAGAATAGATCGCCGGCGTCGAAAGCGCACATGAGCTCCATTACGCGGTCAATTATGGGGGTGGATGCGAGAGCGGACAGAGTGCCTACGTAGACGCCTTGTGGAAGCTGGGAGGAGTTGGAGAGGGGCGTGACGGGGTGGCCGTCGGCGATGTTGAGTGAGAGGAAGGAGGTGGAGTCGGCAGCGGGGAGAGTGGTGGTGGGAGGGTGTTGAGAAACGGGGAGGATGTTGGAGTAGCGGAGGAAGGAGAGATCGGTGAACCTGAAAGGCTCGTCTCTGCGGGAAGGCCATGGTGTTGAGAGGAGTGATTCGGAGGAAGCTTCTCGAAGCTTCTGGAGAGGGGCTGTTGAGGAAGGTAGAGAGTCTTCGAGGGTTTCTGCGAGTTCTAAAACGAAGGGATCTGAGGTTACGATGGCTTTTGATTGGAGTGAGAATCTGTTGGGTTTGGTTCTCACGAATTtgtgagaattgaaggaaggatTCAAAGGTGTTGGGGTGAAGGCTACAGTACTCATTATCTCTCTCTCTGCTTCCTTCAATCTCTTCactcctttcttctctctctctctctgtgagTGCCTGAGAGACACAACTGAGCGAGTTCACTATTTTTGGCAATTGGGCTTTTCTTGGGCCTAACAAAAATTGGGCTTTTCACACTTCCGCGACAAGATGTCTGCGCGCCAACTACGTCCTACGTTTCAACTTTCAACTACCTGCGTGCTGACGTCCCATGAATCTATGTCGGAATCATGTCCCCTCATTCCATATTCCATTCTCTTGCCTCTTGCCACATTCAAATGTGTTTCACGCTCATATGCATCAACATCTCATCTACCCTTCAATTGCTTCATACTTCCTACCTACCGTATTAGTATTTTCGTTTGTCATATGCCACTATTTCACATACCATATCAGCACTTAATAAcataaactaataataaaaactaaaataattaatttttttaaattttattttactgccattaaaataaataagaatattaaatatgtttaatatttGTTTTTTGACTGTAAATTTACTTGGTAAGTATAGTACACATGGTTATCTGAATTTGgccatttatgattttttttggtattttaaaGTAACATTTTTAAAGTTGGACAAATGCaatatttagaaagaaaaagcataaaAAGTGATTAATATGTTTCTTTGCGGTAATATAAAACATTATCCATGTACCAGTAAAAGATTCAGCCGCGGTACCTGCTTTTTTCGCAAGAACTCCAAGATGAAGAATTACTCGAAATGCTGTTAAGATATCAATATCTTTTATTTCATGTTCTGTGAAGGAAAGAGTTCCGTTCATTATTTTAACCGATACATCGATATtgacaaatcttttttttttgtcttagttTGTGATCTGAACGAGTCGTATAGTATGtttggaaaaaaatagaaagatttttcagaataaaaaaaaatgtgtaaaaaaaaattatcaacataTCACTTTTTAGTTTCAAAGAGTGAAGATGTGAATATTTCTTTTGTTGTTAATGACAATATTAAAGATGACAACAGGATAACTTATTGTCTTACTAAATTGCTAGGTGGATTCCTTTGGTGTTGGtttgctattttttttccttAGATAAAAGTTATTTATAAGTGATAAATAAATCATATcagaaaataatcaaaataataatgatTCTAATATATAATAGAAACTAAAAATTTTGCAAGCCTTCTTATAATTAACCAACTACTTGTAATTGTTGTGGCCTTTCATGTCTCTATTGGGCAAACAGTTTTTCTAAAAGCACTAAAGCCAATCGGATCATAATGCAGCCAAATTATGTATACATACACCTCATTATTCCTCCCATAGTTCCATATCTTCCATCTTCCATTGATAGGGTTGATCATTCTCCCCTAAGGTATGGTGTCAACATGATTAAAGAGAGGACTTCAATCTATGCGTATTCTCCGCCGCATACTTGTTACTTTACTAGTTGAGCCATTTTATCTTCGATAtgcattttattataaatatgaaCTTAATTTTGAAGCATTACAATTTTAGCTAGCTTTCCATCTTAGTGATATAGAGTATATATAACTGTACTTGGTTATCACTAACATCAATTATCGATCTAAAATCTAATCCCCACTTAGCACAAGTTAAGTGACCAAATTggaagttgactttttttttttttttaataacctcTGAATGGTACTACTGTATAATGCACTTGAGTGTAGTATGAGAATGTTGAAGAATGGTTGTGCATTGCTGTGAACTTGCACCGAGAGTCAAGAGACAAAGAAACCGAAAGGAGCAGACAAACAACAACATCGGATAAGCTAATAAGGTTCATTGTCTTCATGTTTTTGTCCACTTCATTCCCCAATGGAACTGTACACATGgaaatcttttattttcttcattttccaccTCACAACCCAACAACCCAAATTCACCCTTGTCATGTGCATAccaaataagaaataaagaaaatatgtACATAAAATGCTATCcctttattttttggtttttcacgGACATCCCAATCTAACCGGCCAAAGATGAATCCGTCGCGAATTAGAGCTCTATTTAAAAGCTTATCGTTGACCAATGAGTTATTATATGTGGTGAAATTCAAACTCTAACACTTATTTAAACGAATTAGTGAATTAATACCAGACCAACCCAAATTAGTTTACGTGTTCCTTTATTGTAAAGGAGAATTTCCATTCCCACCTAGTGACTATGAATCCGAAAAATGAAGTCAATGAAATCTCTACAATGTTCATACGTAATCAATCAAAAGTTTAAATTTCTGTAATAAACACAAAAACAGATCATCTCAACTACTGCTAAGTTCTTTATTTCTTTAGCCATCTATTTGACACTATAGATATCTATATCTTTTCATTCCCTCTAAATGTTCTTAAACTAATCTTAATTTATTGGTTTGATAATATTCTACCCACATTATCTTTGCAGATTTATTAATATATGATATCATCTATATAAAAGTAAAAAGATAAGGATAAGAAtataagagaggattaaggttGGAAAATAAATGGAGTGTGACACAAGGCAGAAAAAAATTGCTGATAAAGTTGTAGATGTGTGTATAAACTGTATATATATAAGCCACttgtgtttaaaatttaaatagaccaAACTAGCAATACCGTTTCCTATGCACAATGTGAACCCAAAATTCCGTTGGATTAATTAAAatgtaaaaagaaagaaagggagaatGAGAATCacatcaaaactcaaaatagaaaaacaaaggcTCACAGCATTGGCAAGAGGAACACACTTAATTATTTTACTCCTTTTGCCTTTTTTTCACATCTTAAAAAGGAATAGTCCCACTTGATTGCTGCTTTGTCTAATATAACTTGTTAGCCACATCAGCATAGAAAATAGACcaatgtataaaatataaatgaaaccAAGAAGTTTTTAAATGGTCCAATAATGAGAAAATTAACTTTTATTCTGCCCCTGGATGGCTGGGTCGCTctgcttttctttgtttttttttccatGTCACAAtgttgaaaaagcaaaagcttttgTTCATGTGTCTTTGATTTCTTCACTAATAAATGTAAAGAGCAAAATGCTTAACCTACAATTTTGTAATGTGATTGTATATAgtttagttttttcttttcttttctcttcttttctttgtttttagaaAGAAAGTAGATATTACAAATATTAACCATGGACCATTATTCATGCAAGATTAATATAGAAAGAGCCCAAAAGAAAACTAAAAGGTCTTGCATAGTTAAGAAAGAAAAATGTCACAAATATTCTCATTCTCAATCCCAAACTTGTAACTCTGCATTTTTCCTCCATTCAACCTCAAATGTTATAAAATCCAATGCAAATACCCATGATAGTATGATACCTTTTACAAAAATTTCACAAGGAGTAGGGtcagattttatttatttatttatttttattttagtattttttttaaattaaaaaaaaaagttgattgTGGAGTGGTAAGAATATGGCAGAAAGGACAAAGTTGAAAGCATAATAAAACTGACGTCAAAGCAagctttaatttttaacttttctttGTGCTTTCTTGGTCATACACTCATATCTACGCAAGACAATTCCACTAATTACCGCGTATTTTGCTTCAGCATCCACTCCATAGTCCCTACAAGTTGGTCCCAGCAATGGCAGTTTAAAAAATGGAGCCAGATTGCTTTTAACAATCTACATGTGAATTTTGAGGTGAGAATATAAAAGAGACTCTCTGAAAGTTTTTTAGGAGACTTGGACCCTCACCCTCTTTGATGACACAATCACATGAATTAAAGTGTTCAATCCGACACAATATGATGTGGATTTAACTTGATGTTCAGGGTCTTGGTCGCATCATCCATCCATTTAGGTACCCTATTCCTGTTTTTTTACATGTTCACACAAAATTGAAAATTCTTTGCTTTCTCAGCAAAATTAAGTGATATGATATGTCATATGTGTTCAACCAAAATTGTCCTGCAAAGTTTGTGCTGAGATTTGGGAATTGAAATGTAGTCAACAGTCACCAATAATTTGAACCgccaaaaataaactaagaaaacaTGTTATGAGTCTATATCAAATGTGAGAAACTATATGAATATAtggacttatatatatatatgaacagaACTAGAAAACTAAAACTTTATAGGTGTGAACGGGGCTGATGAAGTGGTTGGTGGG
Coding sequences within it:
- the LOC112800423 gene encoding protein ABCI7, chloroplastic-like — encoded protein: MSTVAFTPTPLNPSFNSHKFVRTKPNRFSLQSKAIVTSDPFVLELAETLEDSLPSSTAPLQKLREASSESLLSTPWPSRRDEPFRFTDLSFLRYSNILPVSQHPPTTTLPAADSTSFLSLNIADGHPVTPLSNSSQLPQGVYVGTLSALASTPIIDRVMELMCAFDAGDLFWSINGVGAPDATVVYVPEGCRVETPIYLRYLAVEGGAEGSKTMRMSNPRVVVVVEKGAEVGIIEEFSAAEEGNDCYWTNSALEAVVGEGAKLTHSYIQNQSSSSAHIKWTSIRQESSSTYELTEISTGGKLGRHNLHIQQLGPDTVTELSTLHLSVGDQTQDLHSSLVLDHPRGYSRQLHKCIVAHSKGQAVFDGNIKVNRYAQQTDAGQLTRSLLLEPRASINVKPNLQIVADDVKCSHGAAISDLEESQLLYFRARGIDPKSARRVLIFAFGGEVIEKLPYPSIRERVRSQIKSLLDPSPK